GCCGCGGGCAGTCCCCCCGCGAACGGGCACAGGACGGGGGAGGCCGCGAGAGCGTTGCGGAGCATCTTCCGCCGCTGGCCGAACCCCGCGCGGATCAGGGCGAAGAGGAGGTCCGGTCGGCCCACCGACACGGCCGGCCGGGGGAGGAGGTCCAGCCGGACGAGGGCCGAGTCGACCGCCGGGACCGGCTCGAAGGCCTCCCGCGGCACCGCCCCCACCACCACCGGCTCGGCATGGTAGCGGCAGTAGAGGGTGAGCGCCCCGTAGGTCCGCCCTCCCGGCCCCGCCGTCAGACGGGCGGCCACCTCCCGCTGGAGCATCAGGAGGCAGCAGTCCACGGCACCCCGGAGGGCGAGGAGGCGCCGGAGGAGCGGCGTGGCGATGGCGTAGGGAATGTTAGCCACCACCCGGAAGCGCTCCCCGGGGGCCGGGGCTGCCTCCGGGGGGGGGAGGGGGAGGGTCAGGGCGTCCCCCTCCACCAGCAGGACCCGGCCGTCTCTCGCGAACCGGCGCCGGAGGAGGGCCGCCAGGGCGGGATCCACTTCCACCGCCACCACCTGGCGGCAGGCCCCTGCGAGGGCGGCGGTGAGGGTCCCGAGGCCAGCCCCGATCTCCAGGACCCGCTGCTCCGGCTTGAGCTCGGCCGCCCGCAGGATGGTCGCCAGGACGGTCTCGTCGGCCAGGAAGCTCTGGCCCAGGCGCCGCCGCGGCCGGATGCCCGCCTCGCGCAGGAGGCGCCGGGTGTCGGCGCGAAGCGACGCCATGCTAGCCCTGCGGACGGCGGTCCTTCTGCTTCGCCATCCGCAGGTTCATCTGGGCCAGGTGGTTGCGCGGGTCCAGGGCTAACGCCTTCTCCCAGGCAGTGACCGCCTGCCCCTCCCGCCCCATGCGGCGGAGGAGAATCCCGAGGTTCACGTAGGCTTCCACGTAGCGGGGGTTGATCTCCAGAGCCCGCGTGAAGGCTTGCAGCGCCTGCTCGTGGTCCCCCTGCTCCCGGTAGCAGATGGCGAGCCGGTTGTGCATATCGGCGTACGTGGGACCCAGCACGAGGGCCTTCTGGTACTCCCCGGCCGCCTCCGGGATCATCCCCAGGTCGTAATAGATCTTCCCCAGATCCGCATGGGCATTGGCCAGCTTGCTCCGAATGACACTGCTCATCGGCGGCGAATCGCCCCCCTCCTCCCGTGCCTTGGCCAGCCCGAACTCCCGCAGGGCGGGTCCATAGGCCCCGATGTCCGCGAGCGTAATGGCGAGATTCAGCTGGGCCTCGGTGTAGTTGGGGTTGATGCTCAGGGCGCGCCGGAACAGCTCGATGGCCTTCTCGGGGGAGTTCCGCTGGCTGTAGATGAAGCCCAGCATGTTGTAGATGTTGGCGTACAGGGGGGTCCGCTGGACCACCTCGAGGCAGAGCCGCTCGGCGTCCTCGTAGTCCCCGGTCTGGAAAGCGCTCGTGGCCCGCTGGACCAGCTGCTTCAGGTCGGCACTCTCCATCGGGTCTCCGCGGGTTAGAAGGGGGCTCCCACCCGGACCGACTCCCGGAAGTCCGTCCAGGAATCCTTCAGCAGCTCCAGGAGGGAGGGGTTGCGGGAGGACTTGCCCTCCGGCGTGGCGGCCGGCCGCGCC
The Candidatus Methylomirabilis sp. DNA segment above includes these coding regions:
- the rsmA gene encoding 16S rRNA (adenine(1518)-N(6)/adenine(1519)-N(6))-dimethyltransferase RsmA, which produces MASLRADTRRLLREAGIRPRRRLGQSFLADETVLATILRAAELKPEQRVLEIGAGLGTLTAALAGACRQVVAVEVDPALAALLRRRFARDGRVLLVEGDALTLPLPPPEAAPAPGERFRVVANIPYAIATPLLRRLLALRGAVDCCLLMLQREVAARLTAGPGGRTYGALTLYCRYHAEPVVVGAVPREAFEPVPAVDSALVRLDLLPRPAVSVGRPDLLFALIRAGFGQRRKMLRNALAASPVLCPFAGGLPAAFAASGVAGNRRAETVSLKEFAALADALAAAVPAALALLPDEENDAEDPGG
- a CDS encoding tetratricopeptide repeat protein, with amino-acid sequence MESADLKQLVQRATSAFQTGDYEDAERLCLEVVQRTPLYANIYNMLGFIYSQRNSPEKAIELFRRALSINPNYTEAQLNLAITLADIGAYGPALREFGLAKAREEGGDSPPMSSVIRSKLANAHADLGKIYYDLGMIPEAAGEYQKALVLGPTYADMHNRLAICYREQGDHEQALQAFTRALEINPRYVEAYVNLGILLRRMGREGQAVTAWEKALALDPRNHLAQMNLRMAKQKDRRPQG